A window from Nycticebus coucang isolate mNycCou1 chromosome X, mNycCou1.pri, whole genome shotgun sequence encodes these proteins:
- the NYX gene encoding nyctalopin, which translates to MLVLLLHVVILSLPSTPAGGACAHSCPAACACSSLERGCSVRCDRAGLPQLPAEFPCEAVSIDLDRNGLRFLGERAFGTLPSLRRLSLRHNNLSFITPGAFKGLPRLAELRLAHNGDLRYLHARTFVALGRLRRLDLAACRLFSVPERLLAELPALRELSAFDNLFRRVPDALRGLANLTHAHLERSRIEAVAASSLQGLRRLRSLSLQANRIRAVHAGAFGDCGVLEHLLLNDNLLAELPADAFRGLRRLRTLNLGGNALGRVASAWFADLAELELLYLDRNSIAFVEEGAFQNLSGLLALHLNSNRLSVLAWAAFQPGFFLGRLFLFRNPWCCDCHLEWLQDWMEVSGRVTDVPCASPGSVAGLDLSHVAFGHSSDGLCVDPEELNFTMSSPGPSSEPEATTMSRFSSLLSKLLAPRAPVEEAANTTGELANASLPHGLPSSGVGGSGCKSVILLASCLLLHVAHKGY; encoded by the coding sequence TGGTGATCCTCAGCCTGCCCAGCACTCCGGCAGGGGGCGCCTGCGCGCATTCCTGCCCGGCCGCCTGTGCCTGCAGCAGTCTGGAACGCGGCTGCTCGGTGCGTTGTGACCGCGCGGGCCTCCCGCAGTTGCCCGCCGAGTTTCCGTGCGAGGCGGTGTCCATCGACCTGGACCGGAACGGCCTGCGCTTCCTGGGCGAGCGGGCCTTCGGCACGCTGCCGTCGCTGCGACGCCTGTCGCTGCGCCACAACAACCTATCCTTCATCACACCCGGCGCCTTCAAAGGCCTGCCACGCTTGGCCGAGCTGCGCCTGGCGCACAACGGCGACCTGCGCTACCTACACGCACGCACCTTCGTGGCGCTCGGCCGCCTGCGCCGCCTGGACCTGGCCGCCTGCCGCCTCTTCAGCGTGCCCGAGCGCCTGCTGGCCGAGCTTCCGGCCCTGCGCGAGCTCTCCGCCTTCGACAATCTGTTCCGCCGCGTGCCGGACGCGCTGCGCGGCCTGGCCAACCTGACGCACGCGCACCTGGAGCGCAGCCGCATCGAGGCTGTGGCCGCCAGCTCACTGCAGGGCCTGCGGCGCCTGCGCTCGCTCAGCCTGCAGGCCAACCGCATTCGCGCCGTGCACGCAGGCGCCTTTGGCGACTGCGGCGTCCTGGAGCACCTGCTGCTCAACGACAACCTGCTGGCCGAGCTGCCAGCTGACGCCTTCCGCGGCCTGCGCCGTCTGCGCACTCTCAACCTGGGCGGCAATGCGCTGGGCCGTGTGGCGAGCGCCTGGTTCGCCGACCTGGCCGAGCTCGAGCTGCTCTACTTGGACCGCAACAGCATCGCCTTCGTAGAGGAGGGCGCCTTCCAGAACCTCTCGGGCCTCCTCGCTCTGCACCTCAACAGCAACCGCCTCTCTGTGCTTGCCTGGGCTGCCTTCCAGCCCGGCTTCTTCCTGGGCCGCCTTTTCCTCTTCCGCAACCCGTGGTGCTGTGACTGCCACCTGGAGTGGCTGCAGGACTGGATGGAGGTCTCCGGGCGTGTCACCGATGTGCCATGTGCCTCCCCGGGCTCCGTGGCAGGCCTGGACCTCAGCCACGTCGCCTTTGGGCACTCCTCTGATGGCCTCTGTGTGGACCCCGAGGAGCTGAACTTCACTATGTCCAGTCCAGGCCCATCCTCAGAGCCGGAGGCTACCACCATGAGCAGGTTCAGCAGTCTCCTTTCCAAGCTGCTGGCTCCAAGGGCTCCTGTGGAGGAGGCGGCCAACACCACTGGGGAGCTGGCCAATGCCTCCCTGCCCCATGGTCTGCCTTCCAGTGGAGTGGGAGGCTCTGGCTGCAAGTCTGTGATTCTCCTGGCCTCTTGTCTTCTGCTCCACGTGGCCCACAAAGGGTATTAG